Proteins from a single region of Synergistaceae bacterium:
- a CDS encoding ATP-binding cassette domain-containing protein produces MKIKFSGVTKIFKPDIVALKDVNLEIGKGEFVYIVGATGSGKSTLLRLITREVLPTRGTVMVGDENLRRMRTGDIPYYRRDVGLVAQDFKLIPHLTVYENVAFVMEAMSIPSYMVEDRAMMVIEQVGLLRRRYMKPPQLSGGEQQRVAIARALANSPSLFVADEPTGNLDYRTSTDVMKILLSINAAGVTVIMTTHNQYIVDSYRQRVVELDGGRIVRDEAAGRYTPDDHA; encoded by the coding sequence ATGAAGATCAAATTTTCGGGCGTAACCAAGATCTTCAAGCCCGATATTGTGGCGTTGAAAGATGTCAATCTGGAGATCGGCAAGGGTGAATTCGTTTACATCGTGGGAGCCACGGGATCCGGCAAATCCACCCTTTTGCGCCTCATCACCCGGGAGGTTCTCCCCACGAGAGGCACGGTCATGGTGGGAGACGAGAACCTGCGGCGAATGCGGACGGGGGACATTCCCTACTACCGTCGTGACGTGGGACTCGTGGCGCAGGATTTCAAGCTGATTCCCCATCTTACGGTGTACGAAAACGTGGCGTTCGTGATGGAGGCCATGTCGATTCCTTCCTACATGGTTGAGGATCGGGCCATGATGGTGATTGAGCAGGTGGGACTGCTGCGCCGGCGCTATATGAAACCGCCCCAGCTTTCGGGGGGCGAGCAGCAGAGGGTGGCCATCGCCCGGGCTCTTGCCAACTCGCCGTCGCTTTTCGTGGCGGACGAGCCCACCGGAAACCTCGATTATCGAACCTCGACAGACGTCATGAAGATTTTGCTCTCCATCAACGCGGCCGGAGTGACGGTCATCATGACCACCCACAATCAATATATCGTGGATTCCTACCGTCAGCGGGTGGTGGAGCTGGACGGAGGACGCATCGTGAGAGACGAGGCCGCGGGGAGGTATACGCCGGATGACCACGCTTAA
- a CDS encoding peptidoglycan DD-metalloendopeptidase family protein: MSALRGNRVLFSALLLATVFFVFAEAGRVSAATMAEIDARIAAEERRRKELDKKLEDYKSSIQRMNRRAEGLLDRIDDFKQKASVTQQEISILELQISKLQKSISSLNEEMTKIQNKIDVLVVELKLRMVDLYKYGASEELQLIFSAHSTQEVLNFLYLMDRLAQYDRYLLEQLRNTKQEIELSRLTVQDHRERLQKQAQALTGERQKYNTTISQTNSLLNDIRRQKALAEKTAREMEEAQKAAGETILTLMRQKKEREEAARRAGTGRGSVDYLVGRGRGNMFDWPIRGKISSPFGSRIHPVFKTRSFHSGLDIAAPRGTPIGAGAPGEVLYVGWMRGYGQVVIIDHGRNYSTVYAHMSSSRVKTGEIVRAGTIVGTVGNTGTATGYHLHFEVRVGSSAKNPLDYLKR; the protein is encoded by the coding sequence ATGTCCGCCCTGAGGGGAAACCGTGTTCTGTTTTCCGCGCTCCTTCTGGCGACGGTTTTTTTCGTCTTCGCGGAGGCCGGCAGGGTTTCAGCGGCGACCATGGCCGAGATCGACGCGCGTATCGCGGCCGAAGAACGCCGCCGAAAGGAACTGGATAAAAAACTGGAGGACTACAAATCTTCCATACAGCGGATGAACCGCAGGGCGGAAGGGCTTCTCGACCGCATAGACGACTTTAAACAGAAGGCCAGCGTCACCCAGCAGGAAATTTCCATCCTCGAACTCCAAATAAGCAAACTTCAAAAGAGCATCTCCTCTCTGAACGAGGAAATGACGAAAATCCAAAACAAAATAGACGTCCTCGTCGTCGAACTGAAACTCCGAATGGTAGATCTCTACAAATACGGAGCTTCCGAGGAACTGCAGCTGATTTTTTCGGCCCACAGCACCCAGGAAGTCCTCAATTTCCTTTACCTTATGGATCGCCTCGCTCAATACGACAGGTATCTGCTGGAACAGCTCCGGAACACGAAGCAGGAAATCGAGCTGTCCCGTCTCACGGTTCAGGACCATCGGGAAAGGCTCCAGAAGCAGGCTCAGGCTTTGACCGGAGAGCGACAGAAGTACAACACCACCATCAGCCAGACGAACTCCCTGCTGAACGACATCCGGCGTCAAAAGGCCCTGGCGGAAAAAACCGCCCGGGAAATGGAAGAAGCCCAGAAGGCCGCGGGAGAAACCATTCTGACCCTCATGCGCCAGAAAAAGGAACGGGAAGAGGCCGCCAGAAGAGCGGGAACCGGCAGGGGCAGCGTGGACTATCTCGTGGGGCGGGGACGCGGCAACATGTTCGACTGGCCCATTCGGGGGAAAATCTCCAGCCCATTCGGCTCCCGCATTCACCCCGTATTCAAAACGAGGTCCTTTCATTCCGGGCTCGACATAGCCGCCCCCAGAGGGACGCCCATCGGGGCGGGGGCGCCGGGAGAAGTGCTCTACGTGGGATGGATGCGGGGATACGGGCAGGTGGTCATCATCGACCACGGACGCAATTACTCCACTGTGTACGCTCATATGTCCTCTTCCCGGGTGAAGACGGGGGAAATCGTGCGGGCGGGAACCATCGTGGGAACCGTTGGAAACACGGGAACGGCCACAGGGTATCACCTTCACTTCGAGGTGCGGGTGGGCAGCTCGGCAAAAAACCCTCTCGATTATCTGAAGCGATAA
- a CDS encoding peptidoglycan DD-metalloendopeptidase family protein, whose amino-acid sequence MKRGLEMTPKLKIIGVLLAALTFSVFFTVGGWAAPVESDPDLDAKIAEQERAKNELDKKIRQYNETAQKKAQQAQSLLGRITGLRQNSKMAEQEIRLLELKSSKLQKSMAVLNEEMAETSKRVSALVVELRARLVRMYKYGSREELNLLLSAENTHEALAFAYLLARLAYNDRVIIDDLLHKMSELEQSRRSLENNRSQLARQSRELNIQQEKYNASISATNTLLSGVQQERKKAEQAAKEIEQAQREIGRTIMALQKRKRTREEELLPQTGGRAAPAPKEYTYLARGSMLEWPVKGQITSPYGPRVHPVLKTKSFNSGIDILAAANAPVRAAGPGEVLYEGWLRGFGQVVIIDHGNNISTVYAHMSSTHVKEGMAVNTGSIVGTVGNSGTAEDPSLHFEVRVGEAAKNPLDYLKKS is encoded by the coding sequence ATGAAGAGAGGTCTCGAAATGACCCCAAAGCTGAAAATCATCGGGGTGCTGCTCGCGGCTCTGACGTTTTCGGTATTTTTCACGGTCGGGGGATGGGCGGCGCCAGTGGAATCGGACCCGGATCTCGACGCGAAAATCGCGGAACAGGAACGAGCGAAAAACGAGCTGGACAAAAAAATTCGCCAGTACAACGAAACGGCCCAAAAGAAGGCCCAGCAGGCCCAGAGTCTTTTGGGGCGCATCACGGGGCTGCGGCAAAATTCGAAGATGGCGGAACAGGAAATCCGGCTTCTGGAGCTGAAATCCAGCAAACTTCAAAAGTCCATGGCCGTTCTGAACGAAGAAATGGCGGAAACGTCGAAACGGGTCAGCGCACTGGTGGTGGAGCTGAGAGCCCGTCTGGTCAGAATGTACAAATACGGCTCCCGGGAAGAACTGAATCTTCTGCTCTCCGCCGAAAATACCCACGAAGCCCTGGCCTTTGCCTACCTGCTGGCTCGTCTGGCCTATAACGACCGCGTCATCATCGACGACCTGCTGCATAAAATGTCGGAGCTGGAACAAAGCCGGCGCAGCCTCGAAAACAACAGGTCCCAGCTGGCCCGGCAAAGTCGGGAACTGAACATTCAGCAGGAAAAATACAACGCGTCCATCAGCGCGACCAACACGCTCCTCTCCGGCGTTCAGCAGGAGCGAAAAAAGGCGGAACAGGCCGCAAAAGAAATCGAACAGGCTCAAAGGGAAATCGGACGTACGATTATGGCCCTGCAGAAGCGAAAAAGAACCAGGGAGGAGGAACTTCTCCCTCAAACCGGAGGCAGAGCGGCCCCCGCCCCCAAAGAATACACCTATCTCGCCAGGGGATCCATGCTGGAATGGCCGGTCAAAGGTCAAATCACCAGTCCCTACGGCCCGCGGGTACACCCCGTGCTCAAGACGAAATCCTTCAACTCGGGGATCGACATTCTCGCCGCGGCCAACGCTCCGGTCAGGGCCGCCGGACCCGGGGAAGTGCTCTACGAGGGTTGGCTTCGAGGTTTCGGACAGGTGGTCATCATCGACCATGGAAACAATATCTCCACCGTCTACGCACATATGAGCTCCACCCATGTCAAAGAGGGAATGGCTGTCAATACGGGATCCATCGTGGGGACGGTGGGCAATTCGGGAACGGCGGAAGACCCCAGCCTGCACTTCGAGGTCCGTGTGGGAGAGGCAGCCAAAAATCCTCTGGACTATCTGAAAAAAAGCTGA
- a CDS encoding S41 family peptidase: MSAKEMSGPEKNRSNEKKLLYALLAVLAVGVILCLRSPAILPAGAADVSDFERVSPFSAKSLWLVRQARAIIENYQVDADTKSITEEQLVQGAIKGMVESWKDPYTRFVAPDQLREEEIEMEGQYGGLGMYIGDRDGRILVISPIEDTPADRAGLKPMDQIVKVGDEVALGWDSQEVVKRLRGKPDTAVTIWIRRENEEELLKFEMVREIIKIKSVRYEMLSDDIGYLRLTQFKQKTDREAEEALKTLIDGNAKGLVLDLRNNGGGLLNVCVNISSMFLKGGSIVGTRGRVEKANEDYYADPAKYLTDLPMVVLINEGSASASEILAGALGDRDRAILVGKKSFGKGSVQTLFNLTDGSGIYVTIARYHTPSGKVIDHVGLTPNVEVEGQMNRDYVKDAQLQRALSELKKQILKTQTTASSGARKKS, translated from the coding sequence ATGAGTGCAAAAGAAATGTCCGGGCCTGAAAAAAACAGATCGAATGAGAAAAAACTGTTGTACGCCCTGTTGGCGGTATTGGCCGTTGGGGTGATCCTTTGTCTCAGAAGCCCGGCGATCCTTCCGGCCGGGGCTGCGGATGTTTCCGACTTCGAGCGGGTGTCCCCGTTCAGCGCAAAATCCCTGTGGCTGGTTCGTCAGGCGCGGGCCATCATCGAAAACTATCAGGTGGACGCTGACACGAAATCCATCACGGAGGAACAGCTCGTTCAGGGCGCAATCAAAGGGATGGTGGAATCCTGGAAAGACCCCTATACGCGTTTCGTGGCGCCCGACCAGCTTCGCGAAGAGGAAATCGAGATGGAGGGGCAGTACGGCGGGCTCGGGATGTACATTGGAGACCGGGATGGCAGGATTCTGGTCATCAGCCCGATAGAGGACACCCCTGCGGACCGGGCGGGCCTGAAGCCCATGGATCAGATCGTCAAGGTGGGCGACGAGGTGGCTTTGGGATGGGACTCTCAGGAGGTCGTCAAGCGTCTGCGGGGTAAACCGGACACCGCCGTCACCATATGGATTCGCCGCGAAAACGAAGAAGAGCTGCTGAAGTTCGAGATGGTGCGGGAGATCATCAAAATCAAATCGGTGCGGTACGAAATGCTCTCGGACGACATCGGCTATCTTCGCCTGACCCAGTTCAAACAGAAAACCGACAGGGAAGCGGAGGAAGCTCTGAAGACCCTCATCGACGGCAACGCGAAGGGACTGGTTCTGGATCTCCGCAACAACGGAGGAGGACTGCTCAACGTCTGCGTCAACATCAGCAGCATGTTCCTGAAGGGCGGCTCCATCGTGGGTACACGGGGACGGGTGGAAAAGGCCAACGAAGATTATTACGCGGATCCGGCCAAATATCTGACCGACCTGCCTATGGTGGTTCTCATCAACGAAGGCAGCGCCAGCGCGTCGGAAATTCTGGCGGGAGCTTTGGGGGACCGGGACAGGGCCATTTTGGTGGGCAAAAAGAGCTTTGGCAAGGGTTCTGTTCAAACGCTGTTCAATCTGACGGACGGGTCAGGCATTTACGTGACCATCGCCCGTTATCACACCCCCTCCGGCAAGGTCATCGACCATGTGGGGCTCACTCCCAACGTGGAAGTGGAGGGACAGATGAACAGGGACTATGTAAAGGACGCGCAGTTGCAGCGCGCTCTGTCCGAACTGAAAAAACAGATCCTGAAGACACAGACGACAGCTTCTTCAGGTGCCCGAAAGAAGAGTTAG
- a CDS encoding ABC transporter permease, whose translation MTTLKYILRDTSRLLVRHWFLGILTLITAAVMMWILGLTALFSLNVQNLLQKLESELVVQAYLRRGSEVGAVADRIRALDNVASLKAFSPEESLTKLQAGMGRSQSIDARALDLIGENPLPWNFEIHVKSAQEVPVLVRTLMAMEEIEDVIYAGMVVERVSAISRVVSKAVLVMFLLSIMVTSLVVYNTIHISLYSRREEIGIMFLVGATRSYISTPFVLEGTFLAFMGSVVAVIGITSAYLPGIRLLQQSLPFLSLLSDSRTIGQFGVLLVGFGATLGWVCSCIVVTRFMNSVTKPL comes from the coding sequence ATGACCACGCTTAAATACATTCTGCGGGATACGAGTCGGCTTCTGGTGAGACACTGGTTTCTGGGGATTCTGACCCTGATCACCGCGGCCGTGATGATGTGGATTCTGGGACTCACCGCCCTTTTTTCCCTGAACGTGCAAAATTTGCTCCAAAAACTGGAAAGCGAGCTGGTGGTTCAGGCGTACCTGCGCCGGGGCAGTGAGGTGGGGGCCGTGGCCGACCGCATCCGGGCCCTGGACAACGTGGCGTCCCTGAAGGCTTTTTCTCCGGAGGAATCCCTGACAAAACTGCAGGCCGGAATGGGCAGAAGTCAGTCCATCGACGCCCGCGCTCTGGACCTGATCGGAGAAAATCCCCTGCCCTGGAACTTCGAAATTCACGTGAAAAGCGCGCAGGAAGTTCCGGTTCTGGTTCGGACGCTGATGGCCATGGAGGAAATCGAGGACGTCATCTACGCCGGCATGGTGGTCGAACGGGTGTCGGCCATATCCCGGGTGGTTTCGAAGGCCGTGCTGGTGATGTTCCTGCTGTCCATCATGGTGACGTCTCTTGTGGTCTACAACACCATTCACATCTCGCTTTACTCCCGTCGGGAGGAAATCGGAATCATGTTCCTGGTGGGGGCCACCCGAAGCTACATCTCCACGCCCTTCGTGCTGGAGGGGACTTTTCTGGCGTTTATGGGCTCCGTGGTGGCGGTGATCGGCATCACGTCGGCCTATCTTCCCGGAATTCGTCTGCTGCAGCAGAGCCTTCCCTTCCTCAGCCTCCTGTCGGACAGCCGGACCATCGGTCAGTTCGGAGTCCTGCTGGTGGGTTTCGGCGCAACTCTGGGATGGGTGTGCAGCTGCATCGTCGTGACTCGTTTCATGAACTCCGTCACAAAACCTCTTTAA